One Pseudomonas tolaasii NCPPB 2192 genomic window carries:
- the acnD gene encoding Fe/S-dependent 2-methylisocitrate dehydratase AcnD: MNTEFRKPLPGSRLDFFDARAAVEAITPGAYATLPYTSRVLAENLVRRCDPATLNASLSQLIERKRDLDFPWFPARVVCHDILGQTALVDLAGLRDAIAQQGGDPAQVNPVVPTQLIVDHSLAVEAGGFDPQAFEKNRAIEDRRNEDRFHFIEWTKKAFKNVDVIPPGNGIMHQINLEKMSPVIQVRDGVAFPDTCVGTDSHTPHVDALGVIAIGVGGLEAESVMLGRASWMRLPESVGVELTGKLQPGITATDMVLALTEFLRKQKVVGAWLEFFGEGASALTLGDRATISNMAPEYGATAAMFYIDQQTIAYLKLTGREDEQVTLVEQYARHTGLWADDLKGARYERGLTFDLSSVVRNMAGPSNPHARVATSDLAAKGISGQWEEVPGQMPDGAVIIAAITSCTNTSNPRNVIAAGLLARNANKLGLARKPWVKSSLAPGSKTVAMYLEEAGLGHELEKLGFGVVAFACTTCNGMSGALDPVIQQEIIDRDLYATAVLSGNRNFDGRIHPYAKQAFLASPPLVVAYAIAGTIRFDIEKDVLGLDANGKEIRLKDIWPSDEEIDAVVKSAVKPEQFRKVYIPMFAIHEDTGPKVAPLYDWRPQSTYIRRPPYWEGALAGARPLKGMRPLAVLPDNITTDHLSPSNAIMLDSAAGEYLAKMGLPEVDFNSYATHRGDHLTAQRATFANPKLFNEMVQENGKVKQGSLARIEPEGQVTRMWEAIETYMERKQPLIIIAGADYGQGSSRDWAAKGVRLAGVEAIAAEGFERIHRTNLVGMGVLPLEFLPGTDRHTLKIDGSETYDVVGERTPRAQLTLVINRKNGERVEVPVTCRLDTAEEVSIYEAGGVLQRFAQDFLESAATA; encoded by the coding sequence ATGAACACTGAATTTCGCAAACCGCTGCCCGGCAGCCGCCTGGATTTCTTCGACGCCCGGGCGGCTGTCGAAGCCATCACCCCCGGCGCCTACGCCACCTTGCCTTACACCTCCCGCGTGCTCGCGGAAAACCTCGTCCGCCGTTGCGACCCGGCCACCCTCAATGCGTCCCTGAGCCAGCTGATCGAGCGCAAGCGCGACCTCGACTTTCCATGGTTCCCCGCCCGTGTGGTGTGCCACGACATCCTCGGCCAGACCGCCCTGGTGGACCTCGCCGGCCTGCGCGATGCCATCGCCCAGCAAGGTGGCGACCCGGCGCAGGTCAACCCGGTGGTGCCCACCCAACTGATCGTCGACCACTCCCTGGCCGTCGAAGCCGGTGGTTTCGACCCGCAGGCGTTCGAGAAAAACCGCGCCATCGAAGACCGCCGCAACGAAGACCGTTTCCACTTTATCGAGTGGACCAAAAAGGCCTTCAAGAACGTCGACGTGATCCCGCCGGGCAACGGCATCATGCACCAGATCAACCTGGAGAAAATGTCCCCGGTGATCCAGGTGCGTGACGGCGTGGCCTTCCCCGACACCTGCGTCGGCACCGACAGCCACACCCCCCACGTGGACGCGCTGGGCGTGATCGCCATTGGCGTCGGCGGCCTTGAAGCCGAGAGTGTCATGCTCGGCCGCGCCTCGTGGATGCGCCTGCCGGAAAGCGTCGGCGTGGAGCTGACGGGCAAGCTGCAGCCCGGCATCACTGCCACCGATATGGTGCTGGCGCTGACCGAGTTCCTGCGCAAGCAAAAAGTCGTCGGCGCGTGGCTGGAGTTCTTCGGCGAAGGGGCCTCGGCCCTCACACTGGGCGACCGCGCGACCATCTCCAACATGGCCCCGGAATATGGCGCCACGGCGGCGATGTTCTATATCGACCAGCAGACCATTGCCTACCTCAAACTCACCGGCCGCGAAGACGAGCAAGTCACCCTGGTGGAGCAATACGCCCGCCACACCGGCCTGTGGGCCGATGACCTCAAAGGCGCGCGCTACGAGCGCGGCCTGACGTTCGACCTGTCCAGCGTCGTGCGCAACATGGCCGGTCCGAGCAACCCGCACGCCCGCGTCGCCACCAGCGACCTGGCGGCCAAGGGGATCAGCGGCCAATGGGAAGAAGTGCCCGGCCAAATGCCCGACGGCGCGGTCATCATTGCGGCCATCACCAGTTGCACCAACACCAGCAACCCGCGCAACGTGATCGCCGCAGGCCTGTTGGCGCGCAACGCCAACAAGCTCGGGCTGGCGCGCAAGCCGTGGGTCAAATCCTCGCTGGCGCCGGGCTCGAAAACCGTGGCCATGTACCTGGAGGAAGCCGGCTTGGGCCATGAGCTGGAAAAGCTCGGCTTCGGCGTGGTGGCGTTTGCCTGCACCACCTGCAACGGCATGTCGGGCGCGCTCGACCCGGTGATCCAGCAGGAAATCATCGACCGCGACCTGTACGCCACCGCCGTGTTGTCGGGTAACCGCAACTTTGACGGGCGCATTCACCCGTACGCCAAGCAAGCTTTCCTCGCTTCGCCACCGCTGGTGGTGGCTTACGCGATTGCGGGCACCATCCGTTTTGACATCGAAAAGGACGTGCTGGGCCTCGACGCCAACGGCAAGGAAATCCGCCTGAAAGACATCTGGCCGAGCGACGAAGAAATCGACGCGGTGGTCAAGTCTGCGGTCAAGCCGGAGCAGTTCCGCAAGGTCTACATCCCGATGTTTGCCATCCACGAAGACACCGGCCCGAAAGTTGCGCCGCTGTATGACTGGCGCCCGCAAAGCACCTACATCCGCCGCCCGCCGTACTGGGAAGGCGCGCTGGCCGGGGCGCGGCCGCTCAAGGGCATGCGCCCGCTGGCGGTGCTGCCCGACAACATCACCACCGACCACCTGTCGCCCTCCAACGCGATCATGCTGGACAGTGCCGCCGGTGAGTACCTGGCGAAAATGGGCTTGCCGGAAGTCGACTTCAACTCTTACGCGACGCATCGCGGCGACCACCTGACCGCGCAGCGCGCGACGTTCGCCAACCCGAAACTGTTCAACGAAATGGTCCAGGAAAACGGCAAGGTCAAACAGGGCTCGCTGGCGCGGATCGAGCCGGAAGGCCAAGTCACGCGGATGTGGGAAGCCATCGAAACCTACATGGAGCGCAAACAGCCGCTGATCATCATCGCAGGCGCTGACTACGGCCAGGGTTCGTCCCGTGACTGGGCGGCCAAGGGTGTACGCCTGGCGGGTGTTGAAGCAATTGCCGCCGAAGGTTTTGAGCGTATCCACCGCACCAACCTGGTGGGCATGGGCGTGTTGCCGCTGGAGTTTCTGCCGGGCACCGATCGCCATACGCTGAAGATCGACGGCAGCGAAACCTACGACGTGGTGGGCGAGCGCACCCCGCGCGCGCAGCTGACGCTGGTGATCAACCGCAAGAATGGCGAGCGTGTCGAAGTGCCGGTGACCTGCCGCCTGGACACCGCCGAAGAAGTGTCGATCTACGAGGCGGGCGGCGTGTTGCAACGTTTTGCCCAGGACTTCCTGGAATCGGCGGCCACCGCTTAA
- the prpB gene encoding methylisocitrate lyase → MSSNNKSTPGQRFREAVASEHPLQVVGAINANHALLAKRAGFKAIYLSGGGVAAGSLGVPDLGITGLDDVLTDVRRITDVCDLPLLVDVDTGFGSSAFNVARTVKSMIKFGAAAIHIEDQVGAKRCGHRPNKEIVSQQEMVDRIKAAVDARTDDSFVIMARTDALAVEGLESALERAAACIEAGADMVFPEAITELDMYKLFASRVKAPILANITEFGATPLYTTEQLKSADVSIVLYPLSAFRAMNKAAENVYTAIRRDGTQQNVIDTMQTRMELYDRIDYHTFEQKLDALFAAKK, encoded by the coding sequence ATGAGTTCGAACAATAAAAGCACACCCGGCCAGCGTTTCCGTGAGGCGGTCGCCAGCGAGCACCCGCTGCAAGTGGTCGGCGCGATCAACGCCAACCACGCGCTGCTGGCCAAGCGCGCAGGCTTCAAGGCGATTTACCTGTCGGGCGGCGGTGTGGCAGCCGGTTCCCTCGGCGTGCCGGACCTGGGGATTACCGGCCTGGATGACGTGCTGACCGACGTGCGCCGCATCACCGACGTGTGCGACCTGCCGCTGCTGGTGGACGTGGACACCGGTTTCGGTTCTTCGGCCTTCAACGTGGCGCGCACCGTCAAGTCGATGATCAAGTTCGGCGCGGCCGCCATCCATATCGAAGACCAGGTGGGCGCCAAGCGCTGCGGCCATCGCCCGAATAAAGAAATCGTGTCCCAGCAGGAAATGGTCGACCGCATCAAGGCCGCCGTGGACGCGCGTACCGATGACAGCTTCGTGATCATGGCGCGCACCGACGCGCTGGCGGTCGAAGGCCTGGAGTCGGCGCTGGAGCGTGCCGCCGCTTGCATCGAAGCGGGTGCCGACATGGTGTTCCCGGAAGCCATCACCGAGCTGGACATGTACAAACTGTTCGCATCCCGCGTGAAGGCGCCGATCCTGGCCAACATCACCGAGTTCGGCGCTACGCCGCTTTACACCACTGAACAACTGAAATCTGCCGATGTTTCCATCGTGCTGTACCCGTTGTCGGCCTTCCGCGCCATGAACAAGGCGGCCGAAAACGTCTACACCGCGATCCGTCGCGACGGCACCCAACAGAACGTGATCGACACCATGCAAACCCGCATGGAGCTTTACGATCGCATCGACTACCACACCTTCGAGCAGAAGCTTGACGCGCTGTTCGCCGCGAAAAAATAA
- the prpD gene encoding 2-methylcitrate dehydratase: protein MSANVDQNNRPDYDQVLQDIADYVLTYRIESQAALDTARNCLMDTLGCGLLALRFPECTKHLGPVVEGTVVPFGARVPGTSFRLDPVKAAWDIGCIVRWLDYNDTWLAAEWGHPSDNLGGILAVADHLSQKRVANGDAPLTVRAVLEAMIMAHEIQGVIALENSFNRVGLDHVLLVKVASTAVTAKLMGANREQLLAALSHAFVDGQALRTYRHAPNAGSRKSWAAGDASSRGVRLADIALRGEMGIPGVLSAPQWGFYDVLFSHTNKDLALKPEDKRAFSLSQPYGTYVMENVLFKISFPAEFHAQTACEAAVTLHPQVKHRLHDIARIVITTHESAIRIISKVGQLANAADRDHCLQYMTAVPVAFGNLVAEQYEDEFHAAHPIIDELRAKMEIVEDPRYSREYLEADKRSIANAVQVFFKDGSSTEQVAVEYPIGHRRRRADGIPLLEDKFKANLATRFTAQRSGEIFALCKDQARLEATPVNRFMDLFVI, encoded by the coding sequence ATGAGCGCCAACGTCGACCAGAACAACCGCCCCGACTACGACCAGGTTTTGCAGGACATTGCCGATTACGTCCTCACTTACCGGATCGAATCCCAGGCCGCTCTGGACACCGCCCGCAACTGCCTGATGGACACCCTGGGTTGCGGCCTGCTGGCCCTGCGCTTCCCCGAGTGCACCAAGCACCTGGGGCCTGTCGTCGAAGGCACGGTCGTACCCTTTGGCGCGCGTGTACCCGGCACATCGTTTCGCCTGGACCCGGTGAAAGCCGCGTGGGACATCGGCTGCATCGTGCGCTGGCTCGACTACAACGACACCTGGCTCGCCGCCGAGTGGGGCCACCCCTCCGACAACCTCGGCGGCATCCTCGCCGTGGCCGATCACCTCTCGCAAAAACGCGTGGCCAATGGCGATGCGCCGCTGACCGTGCGTGCGGTGCTGGAAGCGATGATCATGGCCCACGAAATCCAGGGCGTGATCGCCTTGGAAAACTCTTTCAACCGTGTAGGGCTTGATCACGTATTACTGGTGAAAGTCGCCTCCACGGCCGTTACTGCCAAGCTGATGGGTGCCAACCGTGAACAACTGCTGGCGGCCCTGTCCCACGCGTTTGTCGATGGCCAGGCCTTGCGCACTTACCGTCACGCGCCGAATGCGGGCTCGCGCAAGTCCTGGGCGGCGGGGGACGCTTCGAGCCGTGGCGTGCGCCTGGCGGATATCGCACTGCGCGGCGAGATGGGCATTCCCGGCGTGTTGAGTGCGCCTCAGTGGGGCTTCTACGACGTGCTGTTCAGCCACACCAACAAGGATTTGGCGCTCAAGCCCGAGGACAAGCGCGCGTTCAGCCTGTCCCAGCCTTACGGCACTTACGTGATGGAAAACGTGCTGTTCAAGATCAGCTTCCCCGCCGAATTTCACGCGCAAACCGCGTGCGAGGCGGCGGTGACCTTACACCCGCAGGTCAAGCATCGGTTGCATGACATCGCGCGCATCGTGATCACCACCCATGAGTCGGCGATCCGCATCATTTCCAAGGTCGGCCAACTGGCCAACGCCGCCGACCGTGACCACTGCCTGCAATACATGACCGCCGTGCCAGTGGCCTTCGGCAATCTGGTGGCGGAGCAGTACGAAGATGAATTCCACGCCGCGCACCCGATCATCGACGAGTTGCGCGCCAAGATGGAAATCGTCGAAGACCCGCGTTACAGCCGTGAATACCTGGAGGCCGATAAACGCTCCATCGCCAACGCGGTGCAGGTGTTTTTCAAGGACGGCTCCAGCACCGAACAGGTGGCCGTGGAATACCCGATCGGCCACCGCCGCCGCCGGGCAGACGGCATTCCATTGCTGGAAGACAAGTTCAAGGCCAACCTGGCCACGCGGTTTACCGCGCAGCGCAGCGGGGAGATTTTTGCGTTGTGCAAGGATCAGGCGCGGCTTGAGGCCACGCCGGTCAACCGATTTATGGACCTGTTCGTGATCTGA
- the prpF gene encoding 2-methylaconitate cis-trans isomerase PrpF, which yields MAHVAQIKIPATYMRGGTSKGVFFSLEDLPEAAQVPGAARDALLLRVIGSPDPYDKQIDGMGGATSSTSKTVILAKSTRAGHDVDYLFGQVSIDKPFVDWSGNCGNLSAAVGSFAISAGLVDPARVPHNGVAVVRVWQANIGKTIIAHVPITDGAVQETGDFELDGVTFPAAEVQLEFMDPAAEEEGGGGSMFPTGNLIDDLEVPGVGTFKATLINAGIPTIFINAEDLGYTGTELQGAINSDPKALAMFETVRAHGALRMGLIKHLDEAAQRQHTPKVAFVAKPADYVASSGKAIKAGDVDLLVRALSMGKLHHAMMGTAAVAIGTAAAISGTLVNLAAGGVERNAVRFGHPSGTLRVGAEASQVDGEWVVKKAIMSRSARVLMEGFVRVPGDAF from the coding sequence ATGGCACACGTTGCGCAAATCAAAATCCCCGCCACTTACATGCGTGGCGGCACCAGCAAGGGCGTGTTTTTCAGCCTCGAGGACCTGCCCGAAGCGGCGCAGGTGCCGGGCGCCGCGCGCGATGCCTTGCTGTTGCGGGTGATCGGCAGCCCCGACCCCTATGACAAGCAAATCGACGGCATGGGCGGAGCGACCTCCAGCACCAGCAAAACCGTGATCCTGGCCAAAAGCACCCGCGCCGGGCACGACGTGGACTACCTGTTCGGTCAGGTGTCCATCGACAAGCCATTCGTGGACTGGAGCGGCAACTGCGGCAACCTGTCGGCGGCGGTGGGCTCGTTTGCCATCAGCGCCGGGCTGGTAGACCCGGCCCGCGTGCCCCACAACGGCGTGGCCGTGGTGCGGGTGTGGCAGGCCAATATCGGCAAGACCATCATCGCCCACGTGCCAATTACCGATGGCGCGGTGCAGGAAACCGGTGATTTCGAACTCGACGGCGTGACCTTCCCGGCCGCCGAAGTGCAGCTGGAATTCATGGACCCGGCAGCGGAAGAAGAGGGCGGCGGCGGTTCGATGTTCCCCACCGGCAACCTGATCGACGACCTGGAGGTGCCGGGTGTCGGCACCTTCAAGGCCACGCTGATCAACGCGGGCATCCCGACGATTTTCATCAACGCCGAAGACCTCGGCTACACCGGCACCGAGCTGCAAGGCGCAATCAACAGCGACCCGAAAGCCCTGGCGATGTTCGAGACCGTGCGCGCCCATGGCGCCTTGCGCATGGGCCTGATCAAACACCTGGACGAAGCCGCCCAACGCCAGCACACGCCGAAGGTGGCGTTTGTGGCCAAACCTGCGGACTACGTGGCGTCGAGCGGCAAGGCGATAAAGGCCGGTGACGTGGATTTGCTGGTGCGCGCGCTGTCGATGGGCAAACTGCACCACGCGATGATGGGCACGGCGGCCGTGGCGATTGGCACGGCGGCGGCCATTTCCGGGACCCTGGTCAACCTGGCGGCGGGTGGTGTAGAGCGCAACGCGGTGAGGTTCGGGCATCCGTCCGGCACCTTGCGTGTGGGCGCCGAAGCCAGCCAGGTGGACGGCGAATGGGTGGTGAAAAAAGCCATCATGAGCCGCAGCGCGCGAGTGTTGATGGAGGGCTTCGTGCGCGTGCCCGGCGACGCCTTTTAA
- the prpC gene encoding bifunctional 2-methylcitrate synthase/citrate synthase, with translation MAEAKVLSGAGLRGQVAGQTALSTVGQAGAGLTYRGYDVRELAADAQFEEVAYLLLYGELPSKTELAAYSAKLSKLRDLPQALKEVLERIPADAHPMDVMRTGCSFLGNIEPEKDFSAQHDVTDRLLAAFPAIMCYWYRFSHDGKRIDCVTDEPSIGGHFLHLLHGKKPSELHVKVMNVSLILYAEHEFNASTFTARVCASTLSDLYSCVTAAIGSLRGPLHGGANEAAMEMIERFGSAEEAVEGTLGMLARKDKIMGFGHAIYKDSDPRNEVIKGWAKKLADEVGDIVLFPVSEAIDKTMWEQKKLFPNADFYHASAYHFMGIPTKLFTPIFVCSRLTGWAAHVFEQRANNRIIRPSAEYTGVEQRKFVPIERR, from the coding sequence ATGGCTGAAGCAAAAGTACTGAGTGGCGCCGGCCTGCGTGGCCAGGTGGCCGGGCAGACCGCACTGTCGACCGTGGGCCAGGCCGGCGCCGGGCTGACCTATCGCGGTTACGACGTGCGTGAACTGGCGGCCGATGCGCAGTTTGAAGAAGTCGCCTACCTGTTGCTGTACGGCGAACTGCCGAGTAAAACCGAGCTGGCTGCCTACAGCGCCAAGCTGAGCAAACTGCGTGACCTGCCCCAAGCGCTGAAGGAAGTGCTGGAGCGCATCCCTGCCGACGCCCACCCGATGGACGTGATGCGCACCGGTTGCTCGTTTCTGGGCAACATCGAGCCCGAGAAGGATTTCAGCGCGCAGCATGACGTCACCGACCGCCTGCTCGCCGCCTTCCCGGCGATCATGTGCTACTGGTACCGCTTCAGCCACGACGGCAAGCGCATCGACTGCGTGACTGACGAGCCAAGCATCGGCGGCCACTTCCTGCACCTGTTGCACGGCAAGAAGCCGAGCGAGCTGCACGTCAAGGTGATGAACGTCTCGCTGATTCTCTACGCCGAGCACGAATTCAACGCTTCGACCTTCACCGCCCGCGTGTGTGCGTCGACCCTGTCCGACTTGTATTCCTGTGTCACCGCCGCCATCGGCTCCCTGCGCGGCCCGCTGCACGGCGGCGCCAACGAAGCGGCGATGGAAATGATCGAGCGTTTTGGTTCGGCTGAAGAAGCCGTCGAAGGCACCCTCGGCATGCTGGCGCGCAAGGACAAGATCATGGGCTTCGGTCACGCGATCTACAAAGACAGCGACCCGCGCAATGAAGTGATCAAGGGCTGGGCGAAAAAGCTGGCCGACGAAGTGGGCGACATCGTGTTGTTCCCGGTCTCCGAAGCCATCGACAAGACCATGTGGGAACAGAAAAAACTGTTCCCCAACGCCGACTTCTACCATGCCTCGGCGTACCACTTCATGGGTATTCCAACCAAGCTGTTCACGCCGATTTTCGTGTGCTCGCGCCTGACCGGCTGGGCCGCGCATGTGTTCGAGCAGCGTGCCAATAACCGCATCATCCGTCCAAGCGCCGAGTACACCGGCGTAGAACAGCGCAAGTTCGTGCCAATCGAACGTCGCTGA